From the genome of Opisthocomus hoazin isolate bOpiHoa1 chromosome 8, bOpiHoa1.hap1, whole genome shotgun sequence, one region includes:
- the LOC142362322 gene encoding endosome-associated-trafficking regulator 1-like has translation MERVCLESQGLEDDHDDEDYDEPSYFCLPARRPPQCKSHDSLGMDAFAPWEHASDPYLGHSECTRGGESHMLPEEVTEDREFPSLQMTDDVLRDKIAMLRKLIKSMQGSLESQACTVRRLERQLKASLAKQEREVQELQSFAQRTEWSLQLMTQRALEAESNVEKLKQEVSILQQELESSKVENENLRAGQTTNLGPVKHNIDFTVQSLHKIILGATWSIGQLASGLQSLHFLADVLQSTGKISEDEA, from the coding sequence ATGGAGAGGGTCTGCCTAGAATCTCAAGGCCTGGAAGATGATCATGACGATGAGGACTACGATGaacccagctacttctgcctccctgcacgtcGTCCACCACAGTGCAAGAGCCATGACAGCTTGGGGATGGACGCCTTTGCGCCATGGGAACATGCCAGCGACCCTTATCTGGGGCACTCAGAGTGCACCAGGGGAGGAGAGTCCCACATGCTGCCCGAGGAGGTCACTGAGGACAGGGAGTTCCCGTCCCTGCAGATGACCGACGACGTGCTCAGGGACAAGATCGCCATGCTCAGGAAGTTGATCaagagcatgcagggctccttggagagccaggcatgcacggtgcggaggctggagaggcagctgaaggccagcctggctaaacaggagagggaagtccAAGAGCTCCAGTCCTTTGCCCAGCGGACTGAGTGGAGTCTCCAGCTAATGACCCAGCGGGCTCTGGAGGCAGAAAGCaacgtggagaagctgaagcaggaggtctccattctccagcaagagctggagagctcCAAGGTGGAGAACGAAAACCTGAGAGCGGGCCAAACCACCAACCTGGGGCCAGTGAAGCACAACATAGATTTCACCGTGCAAAGCCTCCACAAGATAATACTGGGCGCAACCTGGTCCATCGGACAGCTCGCCTCTGGACTGCAgtcgctgcattttcttgctgacgtCCTCCAATCTACCGGCAAAATTTCCGAAGACGAAGCCTGA
- the LOC142362166 gene encoding endosome-associated-trafficking regulator 1-like produces the protein MAWLLVISGSMERVCPESQGLEDDHDDEDYDEPSYFCLPARRPPPCKSHDSLGDSQVEDLGESISFSPNARHAYISKDEAVKNRIDAKRLAKHALELEEEAQDFQEPFYKDKETPGSLSEDEDHSRTCHLRTHQRLHVLRTASMAPCGSDDSFQRSVGKHLGMDAFAPWEHASDPYLGHSECTRGGESHMLPEQATEDREFPSLQMTDDVLREENAVLRKVIKSMQGSLESQACTVRRLERQLKASLAKQEREVRELQSFAQRTEWSLQLMTQRALEAESNVEKLKQEVSILQQELESSKVENENLRAGQTTNLGPVKHNIDFTVQSLHKIILGATWSIGQLASGLQSLHFLADVLQSTGKISEDEA, from the coding sequence ATGGCGTGGCTGCTTGTCATCTCTGGGTCAATGGAGAGGGTCTGCCCAGAATCTCAAGGCCTGGAAGATGATCATGACGATGAGGACTACGATGaacccagctacttctgcctccctgcacgtcGTCCACCACCGTGCAAGAGCCATGACAGCTTAGGTGACAGTCAGGTGGAAGATCTGGGGGAATCCATCTCATTTTCCCCAAATGCCAGGCACGCCTACATATCGAAAGACGAAGCAGTGAAAAATAGAATAGATGCCAAGAGATTGGCCAAGCATGCACTGGAGCTTGAGGAGGAAGCTCAGGATTTTCAGGAACCATTTTACAAAGACAAGGAAACGCCTGGCAGCTTGTCTGAAGATGAGGACCACAGCCGAACCTGTCACCTTCGTACGCATCAGAGGTTGCACGTTCTCCGAACCGCAAGTATGGCACCGTGTGGCTCCGATGACTCTTTCCAGCGCAGCGTGGGTAAGCACTTGGGGATGGACGCCTTTGCACCATGGGAACATGCCAGCGACCCTTATCTGGGGCACTCAGAGTGCACCAGGGGAGGAGAGTCCCACATGCTGCCCGAGCAGGCCACTGAGGACAGGGAGTTCCCGTCCCTGCAGATGACCGACGacgtgctcagggaggagaacgctgtgctcaggaaggtgatcaagagcatgcagggctccttggagagccaggcatgcacggtgcggaggctggagaggcagctgaaggccagcctggctaaacaggagagggaagtccgAGAGCTCCAGTCCTTTGCCCAGCGGACTGAGTGGAGTCTCCAGCTAATGACCCAGCGGGCTCTGGAGGCAGAAAGCaacgtggagaagctgaagcaggaggtctccattctccagcaagagctggagagctcCAAGGTGGAGAACGAAAACCTGAGAGCGGGCCAAACCACCAACCTGGGGCCAGTGAAGCACAACATAGATTTCACCGTGCAAAGCCTCCACAAGATAATACTGGGCGCAACCTGGTCCATCGGACAGCTCGCCTCTGGACTGCAgtcgctgcattttcttgctgacgtCCTCCAATCTACCGGCAAAATTTCCGAAGACGAAGCCTGA
- the LOC142362170 gene encoding endosome-associated-trafficking regulator 1-like: MAWLLVISGSMERVCPESQGLEDDHDDEDYDEPSYFCLPARRPPPCKSHDSLGDSQVEDLGESISFSPNARHAYILKDEAVKNRIDAKRLAKHALELEEEAQDVQEPFYKDKETPDSLSEDEDHSRTCHLRTHQRLHVLRTASMAPCGSDDSFQRSVGKHLGMDAFAPWEHASDPYLGHSECTRGGESHMLPEQATEDREFPSLQLTDDVLREENAVLRKVIKSMQGSLESQACTVRRLERQLKASLAKQEREVQELQSFAQRTEWSLQLMTQRALEAESNMEKLKQEVSILQQELESSKVENENLRAGQTTNLGPVKHNIDFTVQSLHKIILGATWSIGQLASGLQSLHFLADVLQSTGKISEDEA; this comes from the coding sequence ATGGCGTGGCTGCTTGTCATCTCTGGGTCAATGGAGAGGGTCTGCCCAGAATCTCAAGGCCTGGAAGATGATCATGACGATGAGGACTACGATGAacccagctatttctgcctccctgcacgtcGTCCACCACCGTGCAAGAGCCATGACAGCTTAGGTGACAGTCAGGTGGAAGATCTGGGGGAATCCATCTCATTTTCCCCAAATGCCAGGCACGCCTACATATTGAAAGACGAAGCAGTGAAAAATAGAATAGATGCCAAGAGATTGGCCAAGCATGCACTGGAGCTTGAGGAGGAAGCTCAGGATGTTCAGGAACCATTTTACAAAGACAAGGAAACGCCTGACAGCTTGTCTGAAGATGAGGACCACAGCCGGACCTGTCACCTTCGTACGCACCAGAGGTTGCACGTTCTCCGAACCGCAAGTATGGCACCGTGTGGCTCCGATGACTCTTTCCAGCGCAGCGTGGGCAAGCACTTGGGGATGGACGCCTTTGCACCATGGGAACATGCCAGCGACCCTTATCTGGGGCACTCAGAGTGCACCAGGGGAGGAGAGTCCCACATGCTGCCCGAGCAGGCCACTGAGGACAGGGAGTTCCCGTCCCTGCAGCTGACCGACGacgtgctcagggaggagaacgctgtgctcaggaaggtgatcaagagcatgcagggctccttggagagccaggcatgcacggtgcggaggctggagaggcagctgaaggccagcctggctaaacaggagagggaagtccAAGAGCTCCAGTCCTTTGCCCAGCGGACTGAGTGGAGTCTCCAGCTAATGACCCAGCGGGCTCTGGAGGCAGAAAGCAAcatggagaagctgaagcaggaggtctccattctccagcaagagctggagagctcCAAGGTGGAGAACGAAAACCTGAGAGCGGGCCAAACCACCAACCTGGGGCCAGTGAAGCACAACATAGATTTCACCGTGCAAAGCCTCCACAAGATAATACTGGGCGCAACCTGGTCCATCGGACAGCTCGCCTCTGGACTGCAgtcgctgcattttcttgctgacgtCCTCCAATCTACCGGCAAAATTTCCGAAGACGAAGCCTGA
- the KCNJ4 gene encoding inward rectifier potassium channel 4, producing the protein MIQRAMGSVRVNRYSIVSTEEDGHKVSALGSMNGHSRNGRGHAPRRKHRNRFVKKNGQCNVYFANLSNKSQRYMADIFTTCVDTRWRYMLMIFSAAFLVSWLFFGFLFWCIAFFHGDLNAPVVGGGPSLLKPCIMHVNSFLGAFLFSVETQTTIGYGFRCVTEECPLAIMAVVVQSIVGCVIDSFMIGTIMAKMARPKKRAQTLLFSHHAVISVRDGKLCLMWRVGNLRRSHIVEAHVRAQLIKPYMTEEGEYLPLDQRDLNVGYDVGLDRIFLVSPIIIVHEIDEESPLYGIGKEELETENFEIVVILEGMVEATAMTTQARSSYLASEILWGHRFEPVVFEEKNHYKVDYSRFHKTYEVAGTPCCSARELQESKMTILPSPPPPSAFCYENELALVSQDEDEDDDEVGVVLGGSTKEEGGVIQMMDFGSHLDLERLQATLPLDTISYRRESAI; encoded by the exons ATGATACAGCGAGCCATGGGCAGCGTCCGAGTCAACCG GTACAGCATCGTCTCAACCGAAGAGGATGGACACAAGGTCTCTGCGCTGGGCAGCATGAACGGGCACAGCCGGAACGGCAGGGGCCATGCCCCTCGGCGGAAGCACCGCAACCGCTTTGTGAAGAAGAATGGCCAGTGCAACGTCTACTTTGCCAATCTGAGTAACAAGTCTCAGCGCTACATGGCTGACATCTTCACCACCTGTGTGGACACGCGCTGGCGGTACATGCTTATGATCTTCTCCGCTGCCTTCCTGGTCTCCTGGCTCTTCTTCGGCTTCCTCTTCTGGTGCATCGCTTTCTTCCATGGCGACCTCAATGCACCGGTGGTGGGAGGTGGTCCCTCTCTCCTCAAGCCCTGCATCATGCACGTGAACAGCTTCCTCGGAGCTTTTCTTTTCTCAGTGGAGACACAGACAACCATTGGGTACGGCTTCCGCTGCGTGACTGAGGAGTGCCCGCTGGCTATCATGGCAGTTGTGGTCCAGTCCATTGTGGGCTGCGTTATTGACTCTTTCATGATTGGCACTATCATGGCCAAAATGGCAAGGCCCAAGAAGCGGGCCCAGACCCTTCTCTTCAGTCACCATGCGGTCATCTCCGTGCGGGATGGAAAACTGTGCCTCATGTGGCGGGTGGGCAACCTGAGGAGGAGCCACATCGTGGAGGCCCACGTCCGAGCCCAGCTCATCAAGCCCTACATGACAGAGGAAGGGGAATACCTGCCCCTGGACCAGCGGGACCTAAATGTGGGCTATGACGTGGGCCTCGATCGTATATTTTTGGTCTCACCCATTATTATCGTTCATGAGATTGATGAGGAGAGCCCGCTCTACGGGATTGGCAAGGAGGAGCTGGAGACAGAGAACTTTGAGATTGTGGTTATCCTGGAGGGGATGGTGGAAGCCACAGCCATGACCACACAGGCACGAAGCTCTTACCTCGCCAGTGAAATCCTTTGGGGTCATCGTTTTGAACCAGTTGTGTTTGAGGAGAAGAACCACTACAAAGTAGATTATTCACGCTTTCACAAGACCTACGAGGTAGCTGGCACACCTTGCTGCTCAGCCCGGGAGCTGCAAGAAAGCAAGATGACTATCCTACCTTCTCCCCCACCTCCCAGTGCCTTCTGCTATGAGAACGAGCTGGCTCTTGTCAGtcaagatgaagatgaagatgatgacGAAGTGGGTGTGGTGTTAGGGGGCAGCACCAAGGAGGAGGGAGGCGTCATCCAGATGATGGATTTTGGAAGCCACCTGGACCTGGAGCGGCTCCAGGCAACTCTGCCCCTAGATACAATCTCATACCGCAGGGAGTCGGCCATCTAA